GCTTACGACCTGTACGGACATGTCGTTCATGTTAAGTATATGAAGTTCAGGAGATGAGTTCTACCTTTTTGTGTTAAAAGATGCAAACAGCTTCGGACCAGGCTTTACATTTCATCAATGTTATAGAATCGTGCACAATTCCCTCCCAGAATACGGGCTTGGATCTCAGATGGAAGCGGATGAATATACGCAGTAACTACACCCATCACTGCTCTGTAATCCCGGCTCACCGTGCAAACAGGCCAATCAGAGCCAATCATCAATCGTTCCGGACCAAAGGCTTCAAAGACGGTATCCAGGTAAGGGACAAAATCCTCCGACCTCCAATGTGCCCAGTCTGCTTCGGTTACCATTCCAGACAGTTTACAATACACATTAGGTGACTTGGCGAGCTCCTGTATACCACTTCTCCATGAGTCCAGTTGCCCCTTCCCCTCCATAATCCTAGGTTTTGCTAAATGATCCAAGACAAACTTCTGCTCCGGGAACATTTGTGTTAAGGCTGCCGCATTCGGAAGATGCCGCTCATGTATAAGCAGATCATACGTTAATCCATACTTGCTCAAGAGACGGAGTCCGCGAAGAAAATCATCCCGCAGCATAAAGTGATCATCAGGCTCATCCTGAATTAGATGTCTGATTCCCTTCAGCTTAGGATGAGCACTGAATCTCTCCAATTGCGCTGACACCGCCGGTGAACATAGATCGACCCAGCCGACCACACCGTAAATAAATTCAAATTCATCCGCAAGCGAGAGGAGCCATTCAGTTTCGTGGAGTGATGGTCTAGCTTGAACGGCGATCGAACCATCAAATGACAAGGAATCCAGAAGAGGCTTTAGGTCTGCTGGCATAAAGGGCCTTTTTAAAGCTTCATGACGATCATCAATCCAAGGATAATCACCGGATGCATAATCAATAAAATGCTGATGGGCATCGATACGAACTGTGCTCATTACATCCCTGCTTTCTATGAATCTATTCTTTCATCTCCTTCTCATTTCTTTCGATTTCTTGATCTAGAATCCCTTTACGCGGATTGACTTTAAATGCTTTGGCAAGCGCAGCTAAAGAACCATCCAGGGAATGATGCCTACTCCTTCTGGAAACACAACGATGCATTCTGTACACATTTCCCATAAGGACTGCGTGAAGTGACGATCCTCCAATTCATGAATAAATGTCATCGCAATGACATGCGCCGGATGTGTATGAATTATGGTGCGATGCGTTGGATCTATTTTCAAAAATTCAAGATACAGCTTTAAATCCTGCATATCAGTACGAAACAACACAAACAAATAATATATTCCTGTTACAAAAAAATAAACGTAAGACAGACTCTAGTAACCATGCAGTCCGTCTTACGTTATCTATCATTTAAACCAGCTGTATTTTTTCAATCACGAATGATCTGATCATTCAACTTCTACTTCAACTTCAACTATCGTATTTCCGCTTCTTGCTTCGTCAGACGATCCTGTGCAAAATTCCAATTCTTAATGCGCTCATACTCCTCCAAGGTAATCGGCAGCACGGTTCCGTGCTTGAAACCATATGGGAAGCTGAAGCTCTCGTCAGAACGAATAAACCTTCCACTGTCGATATCATCTGCCAAAAATGGTACATAGCCCTGTCCTTCACCTTCCACACCGAAAAAGTCGAGCAGCAGACACCACCTGCCATCCTTGACCTTAAATGCCGTTGGCGCTTCATAAGCATGATGTCCCAGCTTCGCCATCTCTTCATCAAACGCTTCAATCCGGGTATGCTCACCAGTAAGAGTATTGCCCTTTTGGAGAATGATCCCCTCTGGATCCTTCTCGCTTTTTAGAAAACGATAGAAGATTCCGTTCTCCTCATAAATGGCCGAGTCAATAATTCCACTCCCGTCTTTGCGGCACAGCATCTGCGGCTTCGAGAAATGAACGAAATCCTTCGTGCGGGAGTAATAGATCGCCTTATGTCCATAATTGTTGGAGGCATGAGCAGAAGACCAGTGCAGAACATAGTCCTCATTCTTGCTGTCATAAATGACATCGGGTGCCCACAGACAGCCAAAGTCCTCATCTCCAAGCTCAATCATTCTCTGCTCAGACCAATTCACCAGATCCTCCGACTCCCACAAAGACAAGCACTTGCTTCCTTCTCTTGAAATACGGGACCAGCTGCTCTTATACTTCGTATTGAATCCATTTGCCAAACTCAAATCCGTTGCAATAATGAAGAACTTTCCTTCTTTCGTCCGGACGATGGTATGGTCTCTAACTCCTCGATCACCCTGTTTACTCCACAGCACAGGATTTCCATCATTGACTTGCTCCCAGTTCAGACCATCCGTACTCAGACCAAAATAAACCTGTTCACCGTCCGGTGTTTTCTTCTCTTTGAAATGCACAAATAGATAAGCGTCCATTACTAAATTCCTCCTTCTGAGATTTAAGGGAATGATCTAGTGTTATTTTTAAACCAAGGTGACTCATGCTTAAATGTTAAGCGGCCGCATCGTTCGCAGCACACCATAAATTCCATTCAAATCTGCTTCTGGCATGAACTTAACGACAATTTGACTGCTCTGTTGGATTAAGGCTTGCGGAATCGGATACTCCTTGGTTACAAATTCTCTTCTACGTTCATACCCGGTTTCCTCTCGCGCGAGAAGCTGATCATTCACATAAATGTTCATGGCACGATTATGATTGATGAGGAAGTACGTCACCTGAAGCACATTCTCATCATCTGGATCGACAGCCAGCGTATAGCTGAACCAGCCTTCCTCATTGGCAAGCCTGCCATTCTGGCCATCCCAAGCTCCGCTGAACGTATTCTCTCCTTTGATCCCATGCTGGAGCTCATACTGATCATTGCCTACCTGAACACTGTCAATCGTTGCCTGCTTCGTGAGGGCCTCAAGCCTGCCAAGCTCCAAATGACGCTCCAACTCCTTCGAGTTGGATTCAACTATGTTCCAGTAGATACCGTATCTTTCTGTATGCTGCTTATAGTGCGGTGTAAAAATCAACCGGTCATCCTCATCGGTATTCCTTAATCGAAATTCCATTCGATCCTCTTCTTTGACCATATGCTCTTCTATGGACAGAATCCATTCTTTAGGACTCATTCCGTTTGGAATGATAAAGTCCTTCACTAGCATTCGCTTTGTTGGCACTTGTACCATGATGCCTGTGCTGGACAGTGACATATCTTCATTCCCTAGAGCTGCGCTGAGTACAATTGGACCATACTGGAAGCCAACCGCCGCGGGATTGTCAGGGAGCCTGCAGGCAAGCACCTTCATCGGCAGAACGATATGCAACACATCACCGTTGTGCCAGGTGCGGTCTACCTCCAGATATTCATTTTTGATCTCAGGTTCAAACCGCTTGCCATTTAATAGAACTGTTATTTCACCCTTAACCCAATAAGGCACTCTAATATAGAGCTTCATCGCCTTGTCTCGGCCATCTGCCGTTTCCATCGTAAACTGGACATCATCACGATCCGGTATACAGGCGGTTTGCGTAATTGTTATATCCTCCTGTGCAAAATCCAGCCTGGAGCTAATAAATTGATTCACGTACAGCTCGTTGTCATTGTAAAAATATATGCTGTCATTCAGCTTCGTAAAGCTCTCCATTCCCGTACCTGTACAGCACCAGAAGTGCTCAAATGGAGAGCTATATATTTTGAAATAACCAGTAGCCATTGGCTGGAAATACATGGTCATTCCCGTTTCGGGATTTTGCGAGGATAGAATTGCATTCATGTAGCTCGTTTCATAATAATCGGCATACTTCTTGTCCCGGGTTAGTTTGAACAGCTCACGAGTCAGCTTCAGCATGTTATAGCTGTTACAAGTCTCGCAGGTGATATCGGACCGCCTTGCATCCAGAACATCCGGATCTCCAAAATGCTCGGATTCACTGTTGCCTCCTGTCATATACGTGTGATGATAAACAACAATATCCCAGAATTTCTTGGCTGCCTCCAAATAAAATTTCTCACTGTCACCAAGTGTTAGATAACGGTTAAGCGCTCCCAGAAATTTAGGAATCGTTGTGTTCGCATGCTTGCCTTTTAATATATCTGCACCCTGAGCAATTGCTTTGAACAAGGGAATCTCATCGAATTTGTGAGCTGCTTCCAAGTGCTTCGGATCGGATGATATTTTATAAAGATCATACATGCAGTCATTCATACCGCCGTATTCTACAGACAGCACGATTGTTTGCAGCTCTTGAGACCAGCGGGATGTGCGTAAGGCAACCCAGTCTCCTAATTTACAGACCAGGCTCTTGGCATCAGCCACATTCGCTCTCTGGTAAACAGCGATGAGTCCGGCGATCAGTTTATGTATGGTGTACCACGGAACCCAGGCGGGTTGTCTCTTCTCCACATTATCGATCAAGCTCTCGGGAAATGCCGACAAATAACCGCTTTCAAACTGACATTCGGTAAGCTCGCTTATGATATAATCCAATTTGTTAAGCAGAGCCGGATCTCTCGTCTGCTCATAAGCTTGAGCACATGCAGTCATGAAATGCCCGAGCGTATGTCCCCGAATCTCGGTGTCCTCCCATCCCGGATATTTCTCTGCCTTCGGAGGAAGGCCTCGGTTCTCCCGAAATCCAGCGAGCAGACGATCCAGGTCATAGCTATGTAAATAGTGGAGCTCTTTCTCAAATGCGTTAATATGAAACTCTCCAGTCAAGTGCACCTGGTTGATAGCAAAATCCTGCAGTACATGACTTTTTACTGCTTCTTCCTTTGCAGACATCTTTCTTCCACCTTCCGAAACTCTTCTATACGGTTCAGCTTGCTATTTCAGAATAACGATTTCATATCTAGGAGTGAAGTGGAGAAACGTTCGAATTCGTGTAAAAAAGTCAGACGATTGCGTATTGATGTATATGAGCATAGAATTTAAAATCATAGTTAAGACCAACTAGTGGTGCCTTTTCATCCCCATCCATTATAATAAGATACAGCAAGCTGAAGGTGTGAAAAAGACAGATACATACGGAGGATATACATCAATGGATGGATACACATTTAACATAGAGAAGCCCCTGCTATTACAAATGACCGGAAAGTTCGCATCACCTGCTCCGGACTGGGTACATATGAACAGAATTCTGATGGATTACGAGCTGTTCGTACAGACCAAGGGCAGGCTGTATATCGCAGATGATCGAGAAGAGCATGTACTTGAAGAAGGAGATTTTCTGCTGATGCCTCCTAGAACGAAGCAATTCGGTTATAAGGAGTCCGATTGCAGCTTTTATTGGCTTCATTTTACATCTGAAGAACCATCCTGTATGATTCCTATCCGTGATTATCAGCCTGTTCAGCACCATATCTTCATTCCGCATAAAGGCCGCCTTCGAGGCATGGACAAGATTGTCATCATGATGAAACAGCTGCAGGACTCCCTGCGCAGTTATCAGGATTCGACACTCGGTAATTACATGGCGACTACCATTCTGTGCGAGCTGTATCATCAGTCCTATGCTGCTGACAATGTATCCGGCAAGAAGCTGAAGCAGCTTCAGCTCTATAATGATATTGTGGATTATATCAACTGGAATCGGTTTGAAGCAGTCAAGGTATCGGAAATTGCTGATTATTTCGGATATAATTCGAAGTATCTGTCGCACTTGTTCGCATCGGTTTCAGGCGTCACCCTTAAACAGTATATTGTACAGCAGAAGATGGAAGCGGCTGCTTTTCTCTTGACAGACACTAATCAAACCGTCCAGGAGATTGCCATGCAGCTCGGATACCATGACAGCCAGCATTTTATGAAGTCCTTCAAACAGATCACACATCTCACCCCAACGGACTTCCGAAACGCCGCTGCTAATAGACTGCTGTATTACAAGTGATTCACTTGGACCTTGTTTCGATACCATTTTCGAAGCTGGTTAATATGAGCCTGATGATAACGGTTATGGTCTGCCATGTGCCATATCCCCCAGCGAATCGTTGCTTCCTTCTCATTCTCATGTCCGAACCTGACGACTTGTTCCAGATCTTCATCTGTCAGCTTTCTGCATGTATCTCTTAACATTACTAATACTTCTGTATAATCTGACATAAATGTGTCTATTGAAACTCCAGTAATCCTGGGAAGTCTGCCATCTTGATCAATCATGGGGCCATATTTATCCCTATAAGTTGAAGGCAAGGGTTGTCCATTAATTCTATACACCCAGTTCAAATCGACATATATAAGATGTTTAATCAGCTGGGCAGCGCTATTATGGCGATCGTCAGGCCCTCTATAATCCAGCTCAACTTGCGTCATACCCTGTGTAATCTGCCGAAGGCGCTCGCAATTTTGTTCCACAGCCGAATACAACATAGCTACGATTGAAGACATTTCAGAGTCACTTTTTAGATCATATAACATTGAATGATTCCTCCTAGGAGATGATAAATAATGGATTATAGGACAGCACAGAAAAATGCTGCAGTCGTTAAACAAATCGTTGATGTATATAGGCTCTCTAGAAATGATGTAACATCTGACGAAATTTCAGATCTCGAGAAGCAAAATCTATGGGACAGCCAGCAGTCAGTGCTCGAACAAATATTAGATAATTGCTCCTTGATCGATTTAAAGGTTATCTATGCAATTGCATCCATTGGATATCATGAGAGAGGTGTGCGACACCGTTATTTAAACAACGGCAATGAATCCGTTGAAATTATAGAAATGGGAATTACAGAAAACGAAGAAGAACTGCTGAGCAAGCATAGCAAGTATATCGCTTTCCTCTCTGAGCAAGAATTGAGAGAACAATTGCTAGCTCGTATTGACATGTCTCAAGATTTGATAGAGGGCATGAAGATTATAAAATTAAGCTGAGGGCTAAGGAGGTTCCAGATGATCATTGCCATTCTCGATGAACATAATACTGCCGCCTACTATAACGTAATTGATGAAGTCGGGCGCAATTTACAAGCATTGCAATATGAATTTGATCGTTTTCTGAGCAGCCTGGAGGGGAATCATCCCTTCCGATCGTATACTGAGATTGTTCAGAGTAATGGGGAAGTCATATAATTCTATTGATTATGATTATTTGCTCGCTTTTTTCTGATTCCTTGGACAATCCAACCCAATCCAATACAGAATAAGACAATGCTGATGGGATCAATGGCCTGATCTGATATTAAATCTTTAATTACAACAAACATTTGACATACCAATATGATGCCAGCATATACAAAAATCATATTCGTTTTGTCCTTAAAAAATTTCCTGCCAATGAAATTAACAATGAGTATGATTGCAATGGCATAGAAGATTATGATTCCCATGATCATTAGAGTCATCATTGAAACACTCACAATTAGCACCTCACTATAATAAAATTCCGGCTATTATATTTGGTAGATCCTTACAGTATTATTTTTTCATAATAACACATTTAAGCTTGTATCAACGATCCAATTAAAATAAAACACCTCCAAGTTCATCTCCGACCTCAGAAAGTCGTGAATGTTCTTGAAGGTGTTTTAATTTTAAGCAAATCTACTATTCTTTCGTCGTCAACTTCAGTGGTGCAGCAATCATTTCTTCTACTTCATTGCCTTGAAGCACATCCGCTGCGGCTTGGACAGCGAGTTCACCGATTAGTGCCGGCTGCTGTGCTACTGAAGCGGTCAGCCCTCCAGCATTAATGGACTTAATCGCGTCCTCATTACCATCAAAACCAACAACAATTACATCTCTGCCTGAGCTTTGAATAGCCTCAAGTGCTCCGAGCGCCATCTCATCATTGTGGGCAAATACGGCCTTCGCATCCGGATTACCTTGAAGCAGGTTCTCCATAACATTTAAGCCTTTGGTTCGATCAAAATCGGCTGGCTGCTTAGCCACAACATCAAGCTTCTCATCAGCAATATTGTGGAAGCCCTGACCACGCTCCCGTGTCGCGGACGCACCTGCCACCCCTTCCAGCTCAATGACTTTTGCTCCTTCGCCAAGCTGTTCTATGATGTACTGAGCTGCCATTTCTCCGCCCTTCACGTTATCCGATGCCACCAATGCTTCTACTTCACCTTGGTCTGCAGAACGGTCCAGCGTAATAACAGGAATACCGAGCGAATTAGCTGTTTGTACTACGTTTGAAATTGCCGCCGAATCCGTCGGGTTAATGAGCAGTGCATTAACGCCTTGCTGAATCAGATCATCTACGTCATTGGATTGCTTCGCGGAATCATCCTGTGCATCCACAATAACAACCTCGATCCCTTGCTTCTCTGCTTCAGCAACAACGCCGTCTTTTAGGGCAACGAAGAATGGATTATTCAATGTGGATATGGATAGTCCGATTTTTATTTCATCTGTGTTACCGTTGTTGTTCGGTTTAGCCCACTCTGGCGGCTGCATAGAACAGCCCGTCATAATGATCATGAGCACTGCGGTGAACAATAAGGTTAGTTTTTTCATCATGTCACTACTCCTCTTATGCAGATTTCTTACGGTCAATCAGTACCGCGATAACGATCACGACACCCTTAACGACCATTTGATAGAATGATGATACGCCGAGCAGGTTCAAACCGTTGTTAAGAACTCCGATAATCAGTGCCCCGATTAAGGTCCCTACAATAAGCCCGCGGCCTCCTGTCAAGCTTGTACCCCCTAATACGACAGCAGCGATCGCATCAAGCTCATAAGATTCACCGGCTGTCGGCTGTGCAGAGTTAAGGCGGGAAGTCAGAATAGCACCCGCTAGTGCTGCCATCATACCTGCAAGAGAATAAATCATAATTTTGACACGATCGACCTTAATACCTGATACAAGCGCCGCCTTCTCATTACCTCCGATGGCATACGTTTTGCGTCCAAACGAAGTTTTATGCAAAATGACCCACAGAATAGCAAATGTAATCATCATCGTAATGGCCGGCACTGGAATGCCGAGGAAATATCCACGTCCGAACAGCTGGAATGCCATACTGTCTCCAAGACCCGTAATCGGATTCCCGTTCGTGTAGACCAGGGTTAATCCCCGGAAGATCGTCATACTGGCAAGTGTTGCAATGAAAGGTGCCATCTTACCTTTGGTAATCATGAGTCCGTTCATCATCCCCATAATTCCGCCCAGCAGTACCCCGACAATGATGGCAAGAATCGGATCCAGACCGGACAGCATTAGGTTAGCGACAATGGCACTGGACAGTGCCAGAATCGAACCGACGGACAGATCAATACCGCCAGTCAGAATGACAAAGGTCATACCAAATGCAAGAAGTGCGTTAATCGATACCTGTCTTAGCAAATTCAATATGTTAAGCGGTTCCAAAAATCCCGGGTTCATAATCGTTACAATGACGATGAGCAAGATGAGTCCGAGCAGTGGTCCAAGCTTCCCTGCAAGCTGCGACAACTGAAGTCCTTTTTTATTACTCGTTTCCTTTACACTGGTCATGTTATTGCCCTCCTGTTGCTAGCGTCATAATTTTCTCTTGTGTGGCTTCATCGCGGCTGAGCTCTCCACTGATCTGTCCCTCATGGACAACGATAATCCGATCACTCATACCGAGCACCTCCGGCAGTTCTGAAGATACCATGATAATGGCAACACCGCGGTCTGTCAGCTCATTCATCAGCTGGTAGATTTCCCGCTTGGCACCTACGTCAACGCCTCGTGTCGGTTCATCAAGGATCAGCACACTTGGTCCAATACCTACCCATTTAGCAATAACAACCTTCTGCTGATTCCCACCTGATAGATTTCTCGCTGCCGTTTCTGACGATTCCGTCTTGATCAGAAGCCGTTTGATCAGTGTGTCCACAAAGTCCTTCTCTTTCTTACTGGAGATCAGACCTGCTTTGCCGCTGAAGCTGAACAGATTAGGGAGTGCCATATTTTCACGGATTGAAAAATCAAGCACCAGACCTTCATCCTTACGATCTTCCGTTATAAAGCCAATTCCGTGCTTCACTGCATCATCGGGCTTGCGGATATTGACCTTCTTGCCCCGCACCCACATCTCTCCACTATGAAGGGAATCAAGTCCGAACAGGGCACGCATGATTTCAGTTCTTCCTGCACCCATGAGTCCGGAGAAGCCCACAATTTCACCAGACCTGACGCTGAAGCTTACATTGTCAAAAGCATCCTTGCGCCCAATATTCTTGACTTCCAGCACGACCTCACCCGGCTTCGGGTTTCTAGCAGGATAACGTTCTGTTAGTTCTCGGCCAACCATCTTCCGAACGACTTCTTCAAAGCTTGTTTCTGGAATCGGCTTGGTATCCACCGTCTTCCCGTCACGCATTACCGTAATCCGATCGCAGATCGTAAAGATCTCCTCCATCCGGTGCGAGATATATACGATGGATACGCCCTGCTTGCGCAGCGAGTTAATGACCGCAAACAGCTTCTCAATCTCTCGTTCTGTCAGAGCAGCTGTCGGCTCATCCATTACGATAACTTTGGCATTCGTCATGAGCGCTTTGGCAATCTCAATCATTTGCTGCTGCCCTACCGAGCATTCTCCGGCTTCCTGATCCAGCGGAATGCTGACGGCCAGCTTCTCAAACTGTGATTTTGCCAACGCTTTCATATGTTTCGTATTTAAAAACCCCGCTTTGCTGGTCAGCTCCTTGCCGATAAACAAATTCTCCAACACTGTCATATCCGGCCAAATGTTCAGCTCCTGATGGATAAAAGCGATACCGAACTGCTCTGCTTCTCTGGGATTAGAAAAATAGGTCTCTTTCCCGTCAATCAGAATCGTTCCCTCGTTCCGCGGATGCAGTCCGATTAGAATATTCATCAGTGTTGATTTGCCGGCTCCATTTTCACCCATGAGTGCATGAACTTCACCTTCAACCAGATCAAAATCCACACCTGTCAGCACTTGATTCGTTCCAAATGCCTTATGAATTCCTTTCATTTGAATATGCATATTTGATTTCCCTCCTCGATGACAATCTGTCAGAAGTACACACCGGACTGTAAGATGCAATTGGCATAAGGCTTTGCTTCACCTGTGCGAATAATAACCTTAGCGTCCTGTGTCAGCTTCTTAAATTGCTCATGCGAATGATATTCCACCGACTGATTTGTAAACTTCTCTTCTATAAAATGGAGCGCTTCTACATTCTCCGATTTAATCTCTTCCGCCAGAATGATCTTCTCAATCTCCATATCTTCAGTAATCGCCTCAACCACTTCTATAAAGCTGGGGGTACCCAGCTTTATAGAAAGGTCAATCTTATGAACACCTTCAGGCACCGGAAGTCCGATATCCGCAATCACAATTTGATCCGTGTGCCCCAGATCTGCAAGCACCTTTGAGATATGACTGTTTATTATCCCTTGCTTCTTCATTACAGATTCGCCTCCACTTCTTTACGTGTCGGCATTCCCCCTTGTGCGCCGAACTTCATGACAGACAGCGATGCCGCACGGTTAGCGAACTTGATGCTATCCTGCAGGGACTTGCCTTCTGCTAGAGCAACGGCAAAAGCAGCATTGAACGTATCACCTGCACCGGTCGTATCGACAGCTTCCACAGCATAACTGGGAACCAGAATCTCTTCCGTTCCATCGTAGTAGCGAACTCCGTTCTTTCCTTCCGTAATAAATAGCTTGTTCGGATACTTGCGGAGCGAATTCTCCACGCTTGCTCCGTCAAAGATGATCTTAGCTTCATGCTCATTCGGTGTAATATAGGCAGCTTTTTCAATCACTTCATCGCTCACTGAGCGCGCAGGTGCCGGATTTAACATGAGCGGCACGCCTAGTTCACTGCACAGAGCTGCAACATGCTCCACCGTTTCCTCCGGAATCTCCTGTTGAATCAGCACGATATCCGAGTTCTTAATCACTTCCACGATCTGATCAACGTAGGCCGGTGTCACCTCATCATTGGCTGCTTTTACAACGACAATACTGTTATCGCCTTCAGCAAGGATAATATGGGCCGTACCGCTTTCCATTTCTGTAACCGGTTCCACATAGTCGACATTAACTCCATTTTGCTTGAAATTGTTCAGGATGATTTCGCCGTAATGGTCATCACCCACACGTCCAATCATGGTAACCTCAGCACCGAGTCTGGCAGCAGCGACTGCCTGGTTAGCACCTTTGCCTCCCGGAACCGTCTTGAAGGATTCTCCAAGCACCGTTTCTCCTGCACCAGGGCGTTTATTGGACGTCACGACAAGGTCCATGGAGGAGCTGCCAATGACCGTTACTTTCGCTTTTTTACTCATTTATTTTGCGCCACCTTTCGGGTTGTATTCCGTTCAATATATTCAACTGGAAACTGAATGTAGGTCTCCATATTATGTTTGTTATCAATTAGTTGTATCAGCAGCTGGGCAGCAGCTCTTCCCATCTCATATGCAGGCTGTCTAATGGTTGACAATGCCGGTGATAACAATCCGCTGATCGGAATATCATCAAATCCAACGATCTGCACATCCTCTGGAACTCTTCTGCCTCGTCTTACGGCTTCATGAATGACCGCAATCGCTGCCAGATCATTACTTGCAATAATGCCGTCCGTAGAAGGATAAGTATCAAACAGATTTGTAGCCAGTTTATCTACGTTATGAAAAGAAAAACTTGAAGTCTGGATTACATGATATTCCATTCCCGCTTCCTCGAGAGCATGTACAGCTCCCTGATATCGATCCTGAGCCGGTTTGACATGAGCAGGACCCTGCATCACCGTAACTTCTCTGCTGCCCCCTGCGATAATTGCTCCCGCGGCAAGTTTGCCGCCCTGCCATCCATCTGCATAAACCGAAGGCTTATCATGTGATGTTCGATCTAGGAATACGACAGGCAAGTTAATAGATGTGTACGTATGCGTATCCGGATTATTTGTGAGCGTGATTACGCCGACCACATTATTTTGAGTAAACGTTTGCAAATATTCCAGCTCTTTCTGTTCATTCTCATCACTGTTTCCGATAATGATACGGTAATCATTCTCTCGCATTTCATCTTCCACACCTCTTGCG
This sequence is a window from Paenibacillus urinalis. Protein-coding genes within it:
- a CDS encoding sugar ABC transporter ATP-binding protein; the protein is MHIQMKGIHKAFGTNQVLTGVDFDLVEGEVHALMGENGAGKSTLMNILIGLHPRNEGTILIDGKETYFSNPREAEQFGIAFIHQELNIWPDMTVLENLFIGKELTSKAGFLNTKHMKALAKSQFEKLAVSIPLDQEAGECSVGQQQMIEIAKALMTNAKVIVMDEPTAALTEREIEKLFAVINSLRKQGVSIVYISHRMEEIFTICDRITVMRDGKTVDTKPIPETSFEEVVRKMVGRELTERYPARNPKPGEVVLEVKNIGRKDAFDNVSFSVRSGEIVGFSGLMGAGRTEIMRALFGLDSLHSGEMWVRGKKVNIRKPDDAVKHGIGFITEDRKDEGLVLDFSIRENMALPNLFSFSGKAGLISSKKEKDFVDTLIKRLLIKTESSETAARNLSGGNQQKVVIAKWVGIGPSVLILDEPTRGVDVGAKREIYQLMNELTDRGVAIIMVSSELPEVLGMSDRIIVVHEGQISGELSRDEATQEKIMTLATGGQ
- the rbsD gene encoding D-ribose pyranase: MKKQGIINSHISKVLADLGHTDQIVIADIGLPVPEGVHKIDLSIKLGTPSFIEVVEAITEDMEIEKIILAEEIKSENVEALHFIEEKFTNQSVEYHSHEQFKKLTQDAKVIIRTGEAKPYANCILQSGVYF
- the rbsK gene encoding ribokinase is translated as MSKKAKVTVIGSSSMDLVVTSNKRPGAGETVLGESFKTVPGGKGANQAVAAARLGAEVTMIGRVGDDHYGEIILNNFKQNGVNVDYVEPVTEMESGTAHIILAEGDNSIVVVKAANDEVTPAYVDQIVEVIKNSDIVLIQQEIPEETVEHVAALCSELGVPLMLNPAPARSVSDEVIEKAAYITPNEHEAKIIFDGASVENSLRKYPNKLFITEGKNGVRYYDGTEEILVPSYAVEAVDTTGAGDTFNAAFAVALAEGKSLQDSIKFANRAASLSVMKFGAQGGMPTRKEVEANL
- a CDS encoding LacI family DNA-binding transcriptional regulator, which codes for MATIKDVARQAGVSVATVSRVLNSAGYVHEDTRKKVEDAILALDYSPNEVARSLYKRKSKLIGLLIPDITNPYFPQIARGVEDEMRENDYRIIIGNSDENEQKELEYLQTFTQNNVVGVITLTNNPDTHTYTSINLPVVFLDRTSHDKPSVYADGWQGGKLAAGAIIAGGSREVTVMQGPAHVKPAQDRYQGAVHALEEAGMEYHVIQTSSFSFHNVDKLATNLFDTYPSTDGIIASNDLAAIAVIHEAVRRGRRVPEDVQIVGFDDIPISGLLSPALSTIRQPAYEMGRAAAQLLIQLIDNKHNMETYIQFPVEYIERNTTRKVAQNK